From the Primulina tabacum isolate GXHZ01 chromosome 3, ASM2559414v2, whole genome shotgun sequence genome, one window contains:
- the LOC142541070 gene encoding putative cyclic nucleotide-gated ion channel 20, chloroplastic yields the protein MDPYEKDEAPMLATTFVQSDYGRDSTVRHSSTRTRSASMSIPSNYMDSSEDVNRPVGFTGPLRNERRNIGVQMTGPLYTSRNHEVVFQPPQSALLQENIESKVERYPSSMDGMANIHWLSDEYGEKNEHLLKSGQLGMCNDPYCTTCPTYYNAKGRQKHSRTSEIFDAKFHHMFYGDAKGWAKRMRSFLLPCIPGVMNPHTLFVQRWNKFFVISCLFAVFLDPLFFFLLSVKQDNKCIVLDWPLTTTMVVLRSMTDFIYLLHILLQFRVAYVAPESRVMGAGDLVDDPKRIARNYFYGYFIIDVFVVLPLPQIIILLILPHSLGSSGANYAKNLLRTGILVQYIPRLFRFLPLLAGQSATGLIFESAWANFVINLLTYVLASHVVGSLWYLLGLQRVNQCLRDACHDSGLTNCMEFIDCGHGNDFEDFKKDATWDLWKSNVNATACFGQDAFDYGIYQTAVNLTARHNVVTRYVYSMFWGFQQISTLAGNQVPSYFVWEVIFTMAIIGIGLLLFALLIGNMQNFLQALGRRRLEISLRRRDVEQWMSHRRLPEELRKQVRAAERFNWAATRGVNEEMLMENLPEDLQREIRRHLFKFVKKVRIFQLLDEHIIDAICERLRTKTYIKGSKILYRGGLIDKMVFIIRGNLESIEDLNVVPLSEGDVCGEELLTWCLEHSSVNKDGRRIRIPGHRLLSNRLVHCLTNVEAFVLRASDLEEVTSLFARFLRSPRVQGAIRYESPYWRGLAARRIQVAWRYRKKRRVSRADEAE from the exons ATGGATCCTTATGAAAAAGATGAAGCACCAATGCTGGCGACCACATTCGTACAATCAGATTACGGCAGAGACTCAACAGTTCGACATTCTTCAACCAGAACGAGGAGTGCATCAATGTCTATTCCTTCTAACTATATGGACTCTTCAGAAGATGTGAACAGGCCTGTGGGTTTCACAGGTCCTTTAAGAAATGAAAGACGAAATATTGGGGTACAAATGACTGGTCCGTTATACACCTCCCGTAACCATGAGGTTGTCTTTCAGCCTCCCCAAAGTGCATTACTTCAGGAAAATATTGAGTCTAAAGTTGAAAGGTATCCTTCTTCTATGGATGGTATGGCTAATATTCATTGGCTATCAGATGAATATGGTGAAAAGAACGAACATCTGTTGAAATCTGGGCAACTGGGAATGTGTAATGACCCTTACTGCACTACATGCCCAACTTATTATAATGCTAAAGGGCGTCAAAAGCACTCAAGAACATCAGAGATATTTGATGCCAAG TTTCATCATATGTTCTATGGAGATGCAAAAGGTTGGGCCAAGAGAATGCGTTCGTTTCTGCTTCCTTGTATTCCTGGAGTCATGAATCCTCATACACTATTTGTTCAACGGTGGAACAAGTTCTTTGTGATATCTTGCTTGTTCGCTGTATTTTTAGACCCACTATTCTTTTTTCTACTGTCTGTGAAGCAG GATAACAAGTGCATTGTGTTAGATTGGCCCCTGACAACAACAATGGTGGTCTTGAGGAGCATGACTGACTTCATTTACTTGCTTCATATCCTTCTTCAG TTCCGGGTAGCTTATGTTGCTCCTGAATCTAGAGTTATGGGAGCTGGAGATTTAGTTGATGATCCTAAAAGGATTGCCCGGAATTATTTTTATGGATATTTCATCATCGATGTCTTTGTTGTACTTCCCCTTCCACAG ATCATCATATTATTGATTCTACCACACTCCTTGGGATCATCCGGAGCCAATTATGCAAAAAATCTTTTACGCACAGGCATACTTGTTCAGTATATTCCCAGGCTTTTCAGATTCTTACCTTTGCTTGCTGGTCAGTCGGCTACTGGCTTAATTTTTGAGTCAGCATGGGCAAATTTTGTCATAAATCTTCTCACCTATGTCTTGGCTAGCCATGTAGTGGGCTCCCTATGGTATCTATTAGGCCTACAG AGAGTGAATCAATGCCTTCGAGATGCTTGCCATGACTCAGGCCTTACAAATTGCATGGAATTCATTGACTGTGGACACGGTAATGATTTTGAAGATTTTAAGAAAGATGCAACATGGGATCTTTGGAAGAGCAATGTCAATGCAACTGCATGTTTTGGACAAGATGCTTTTGATTATGGAATTTATCAAACTGCTGTTAATCTAACCGCTCGTCATAATGTAGTGACAAGATATGTGTACTCAATGTTTTGGGGATTTCAG CAAATTAGTACCCTGGCTGGGAATCAAGTTCCAAGTTATTTCGTATGGGAAGTCATCTTCACGATGGCCATCATCGGGATAGGCCTGCTGCTTTTTGCCCTGTTAATCGGAAATATGCAGAATTTCCTCCAGGCTCTTGGGCGCAG gAGGTTAGAGATATCGTTAAGACGGCGAGATGTTGAACAGTGGATGAGCCATCGTCGCTTGCCAGAAGAACTGAGAAA GCAAGTCCGAGCTGCGGAGCGTTTTAACTGGGCCGCCACTCGAGGAGTGAATGAAGAAATGCTAATGGAGAATTTACCAGAAGACCTTCAAAGAGAAATTAGGCGTCATCTCTTTAAATTTGTCAAGAAA GTCCGAATATTTCAACTGTTGGATGAACATATCATAGATGCTATATGTGAGAGGCTAAGgacaaaaacatatataaaggGAAGCAAAATCTTGTACCGCGGCGGCCTTATTGATAAAATGGTATTTATAATACGGGGAAATTTGGAGAGTATTGAAGATCTCAATGTTGTTCCTTTATCTGAAGGGGATGTTTGTGGAGAAGAACTCCTTACATGGTGCCTTGAACATTCTTCCGTAAATAAAG ATGGAAGAAGAATCAGGATCCCAGGGCACAGACTGCTGAGCAACAGGCTGGTCCATTGCTTGACAAATGTTGAGGCATTTGTGCTGCGAGCATCAGATCTTGAAGAAGTTACCAGTCTTTTTGCAAGATTCTTGAGAAGCCCACGAGTTCAGGGTGCCATCAG GTACGAATCACCTTACTGGCGAGGACTTGCTGCCAGACGAATACAAGTTGCGTGGAGGTATAGGAAGAAACGACGTGTTAGTCGTGCTGATGAGGCCGAATGA